One region of Deltaproteobacteria bacterium genomic DNA includes:
- a CDS encoding peroxiredoxin, with product MASLEGKKAPDFTLEGNDGKKHSLSDYKGKTVVMFFYPKDSTPGUTKEACGFRDLNPSLKKKNVVVLGVSKDSIDSHNKFAEKHQLPYVLLSDPKTEAMKKYGAFGKKMMYGKEVQGTIRSTVIIGPKGDIVKHWPGVKKADSHPQEVADWLANL from the coding sequence ATGGCAAGTCTAGAAGGTAAAAAGGCGCCAGACTTCACGCTCGAAGGCAACGACGGCAAGAAGCATTCACTGAGCGACTATAAGGGTAAGACAGTAGTGATGTTTTTCTACCCCAAAGACAGCACCCCTGGCTGAACCAAGGAGGCCTGCGGGTTCCGTGATTTGAACCCGTCCTTGAAAAAGAAAAACGTTGTGGTGTTGGGGGTGAGCAAAGACAGCATCGATTCGCACAACAAGTTCGCCGAGAAACACCAGCTGCCGTATGTTTTGTTGTCCGATCCCAAAACCGAGGCGATGAAAAAATATGGCGCCTTTGGGAAGAAAATGATGTATGGCAAAGAAGTGCAAGGGACGATTCGCTCAACCGTGATCATCGGGCCTAAAGGAGATATCGTCAAGCATTGGCCGGGGGTCAAAAAAGCCGACAGCCACCCTCAGGAAGTGGCCGACTGGCTGGCAAATCTATAA